In Hymenobacter sublimis, a single genomic region encodes these proteins:
- a CDS encoding patatin-like phospholipase family protein, whose translation MRRYLLLSVLLRLVLFSSAALAQAPTPVVYRNLVMEGGGIRGIAYGGALLELERRGVLAGLQRVGGTSAGAIQAALLAVGYSAQEIREVVNSTPVQRLNDGRLLFFGGSTRLVRQFGWYRGDEFARYMSELIGRKTQLPDLTLGQLHALVQQAPARYRDLYTTGTNLTTQRVQVFSYETHPNLRVADAVRISTSIPLYFRAVLLDTQGRVVRRPAKGQAVEVLVDGGLLANYPIDLFDHPRYWAAGAATATAGVTPAPSVNPETLGLRLDRAEQIAYDTQPGGRQQLAPYPIQDFGSYVGALYTLALENLNPTQPEDWPRTISINTLGFNPKIKRISEVQKQQLMESGKVGVQAFFGRQQ comes from the coding sequence ATGCGCCGCTACCTGCTCCTGTCCGTTCTGCTCCGCCTGGTTCTGTTCTCGTCTGCTGCCCTGGCCCAGGCGCCTACCCCGGTGGTGTACCGCAACCTGGTGATGGAAGGCGGCGGCATCCGGGGCATTGCCTACGGCGGAGCCCTGCTGGAACTGGAGAGGCGCGGGGTACTGGCGGGGCTGCAACGGGTAGGCGGCACTTCGGCCGGCGCCATTCAGGCGGCCCTGCTGGCAGTGGGCTACTCGGCCCAGGAAATCAGGGAGGTTGTGAACAGCACACCGGTGCAGCGCCTCAATGATGGGCGACTGCTGTTCTTTGGGGGCAGCACCCGCCTCGTCAGGCAGTTCGGCTGGTACCGCGGCGACGAGTTTGCCCGCTACATGAGCGAGCTAATCGGCCGCAAAACCCAGCTCCCTGACCTCACCCTGGGCCAGCTGCACGCTCTGGTTCAGCAAGCACCCGCCCGCTACCGTGACCTGTACACCACTGGCACCAACCTCACTACCCAGCGCGTGCAGGTGTTTAGTTACGAAACCCACCCCAACCTGCGCGTGGCCGATGCCGTGCGCATCAGCACGAGCATTCCGCTCTACTTCCGGGCCGTACTGCTCGATACACAAGGCCGCGTGGTGCGCCGTCCCGCCAAGGGCCAGGCAGTAGAGGTGCTAGTAGATGGGGGCCTATTGGCAAATTATCCCATTGATCTGTTCGACCACCCGCGCTACTGGGCGGCCGGCGCGGCTACGGCCACTGCGGGTGTTACCCCTGCTCCGTCCGTGAACCCCGAAACCCTAGGTTTGCGCCTCGACCGGGCCGAGCAGATTGCCTATGATACCCAGCCCGGTGGCCGGCAGCAGCTAGCGCCCTATCCCATCCAGGACTTTGGGTCCTACGTAGGCGCCCTGTACACGCTGGCCCTGGAGAACCTCAACCCCACTCAGCCCGAAGATTGGCCCCGCACCATCAGCATCAACACATTGGGCTTCAACCCAAAAATCAAGCGGATTTCCGAAGTGCAAAAACAGCAACTGATGGAAAGCGGGAAGGTAGGCGTGCAAGC
- a CDS encoding NAD-dependent epimerase/dehydratase family protein, with amino-acid sequence MNASSTSAATPGGDTILVIGAGGQLGLELTHELRQMYGASNVVAADVRAPKDAETAEAGPFELLDVLDKNRLEEVVRQYKPKQVYHLAALLSATAEKNPKFGWQLNMDGLFHVLDAAVDLGVKQVYWPSSIAVFGPDTPRQNTPQLTVMNPNTVYGISKLAGEQWCEWYFRKHGLDVRSLRYPGLIGYKSLPGGGTTDYAVDIYHKAVAGQQYECFLSEETYLPMMYMPDALKATLDLMHAPADSIKVRSSYNLGAMSFCPREITASIQRHYPEFQVSYQPDARQQIADSWPASIDDTQARQDWGWQPQFDLHKMTDDMLLHLRQPVTAGV; translated from the coding sequence ATGAACGCATCCAGCACTTCGGCCGCTACCCCCGGCGGCGACACCATCCTCGTTATCGGCGCCGGCGGACAGCTGGGCCTGGAGCTTACCCACGAGCTGCGCCAGATGTACGGCGCCTCCAACGTAGTAGCCGCCGACGTGCGCGCCCCCAAGGACGCGGAAACCGCTGAGGCTGGTCCATTTGAGCTGCTGGATGTGCTGGACAAGAACCGCCTAGAAGAAGTAGTGCGGCAGTACAAGCCCAAACAAGTGTACCATTTGGCGGCTCTGCTGTCGGCCACGGCCGAGAAGAACCCCAAGTTTGGCTGGCAGCTGAACATGGATGGCCTGTTTCATGTGTTAGACGCGGCCGTGGACCTGGGCGTAAAGCAGGTGTACTGGCCCTCGTCCATTGCTGTCTTCGGGCCCGATACGCCCCGCCAAAACACGCCCCAACTGACGGTAATGAACCCCAACACGGTGTACGGCATCAGCAAGCTGGCCGGGGAACAGTGGTGCGAGTGGTACTTCCGCAAGCACGGCTTGGATGTGCGCAGCCTGCGCTACCCCGGCCTCATTGGCTACAAAAGCTTGCCCGGCGGCGGCACTACCGACTACGCCGTGGACATCTACCACAAGGCCGTAGCAGGCCAGCAGTACGAGTGCTTCCTTTCGGAGGAAACCTACCTGCCCATGATGTACATGCCCGACGCGCTGAAGGCTACCCTGGACCTAATGCACGCCCCGGCCGACAGCATCAAAGTACGCAGCTCTTATAATTTGGGCGCCATGAGCTTCTGCCCCCGCGAAATTACGGCCAGCATTCAGCGCCACTACCCCGAGTTCCAGGTCAGCTACCAGCCCGATGCCCGCCAGCAGATTGCCGACTCCTGGCCCGCCAGCATCGACGACACCCAGGCCCGCCAGGACTGGGGCTGGCAGCCGCAGTTCGACCTGCACAAGATGACCGATGACATGCTGCTTCACCTGCGGCAGCCGGTAACAGCAGGCGTGTAA